TAGTGGGCTGTTGGGTATACGTAGTGATGCTGAAGCTTATCGCATCTATTTTTTGTCTTTTACCCTGCAAAAGAGTTAATTGATAAGCTAATTGTGTGTCGTTTATATAGATAAAAATATCTTTTTTTTCTTCTAGATGGAGAGATTTGTATAGTATGCAAGAGTGTATACTGTTGGTTATTAATTGTTTTATACGTTCTATATCGCAATGTATGTAAAGGTGCTCTGTATTGAGTAAGACATAAGGTATATTGTATATATTGTTAATTTTAACTTTATCAAAACATCCTTCTAATAGTTTATCTGTACTGATCCAATTGGTGGTAAGGTAGAAGTTATGCTTTAAGTGGGTAAATACGCTGTTAAAATAGTTATTTAGCTTGAGCGCTTGCTGTTTAATGGTGTGGATAGCGTCTGTTTCTTGTGATTTAATTAAATGCACAAGCCGCTGATGTAGCTCTGTTAGGACGTAACTACTTTCATAGGCCAATGCCTCTATATGTTGTTTGCTAAAGAATTGCCGTGTATTTTGTATTTCTTGTATATTGCTTAGCTCTTGTATAGTGGCAATCAACTTATATAAGCGTTTCTTATAGTAAAACAAGGTGCCAATTAAAACAGATAGAATCAGTAGGATAAACATGAACTTGCTATTCTGATTCCAGAAACATTCTATGTTTATTGTAGGATCCTTCACATAAGAAGATAATAGCCAGGAAAAAAATGGTAGCGTAATGATACAGCTTATAATAATTATTGGGAAAGATGTAATAAGAATAGATAAATAGAAGTTGAGCATCAGAGTAACTACAGATATGTAATTAAATCCACTCATTATCAACATTTTGGCTCCTACTATAAAAAGAAAATAGCCATTGCTTAATGGCCATAGAATGGTAGCTATATTTTTTAAATAAGGATTAGGTGGTGTAGATACATAGAATAAAAAGAAAGTAGCTACAAAAAGACTAGGAAAAAAAACTAAAATTTCTAAATCATTATCCCATATAGATGATATAGAATTAGAGTTAAAAGGAAGGGTATAGAAAAAACCATACCCTGTAATAATGATATAAAAACTAAAAAATAAATAAGGTAGATTATCTTTTGGTAGCTGTTTTTGAAGCTGTTCCCAATAGCTACATTTCATCAATTGACGTAAAATGGAGATAGCTTTTTGTTTCCAAGATGCTAGTATATGCGTAGTTCCCTGTAGGGTTAATATTTTTCTACAGTATTCCGAGCTAGTTTGTTGCTTGTATCGTTGAAAATAAACTTGAGCAATAGTAAGTACAATCAGATGTATAAGTATGGAAATACCTGTTATTTTTATTACATTAGTAAGCAAATCTCCTGTAGACCGTAGCGACCATTGGAATACAATGGTCGCTACGGTAGTTCCTAGTATACCCGTTATAATAGCATAGGGGTGTAAGCATATCCCTATTAACGAGATACACAAAGGAATGTTAACAGTCGTTCTAAATAAATAGATCACAATAAGCCAAATATGCATTGTACCATAGTAGGTAAATAATGCAGCGACCATTCCTGTTAGCATAGTATAGGGGCTAAAATGCATTACTGTTTGCTTATCCTTACTACCTAGGTAAATCTTTAGATCGTTTACAAGTAAAACAGCGGATGAATGTAAATAAGCGCTTGCCTTATTAGCAAGTAGGAATATAACAGTTATGGGAAATAGCTCCTTTAGCCCTGGGTAGGCGGATAAAAAATTCTTTAAGTTAGGATCGAATAATGTTATTTTATTTGCTCTAAACAAGAGAAAAACAAATGATAAAAATAAATTAATACCTAATAGGAACCAGCCTGCTGCATTGTAAGAACGTTTGACTTGAGCAGCATTTTCAGCAATTAAAATACGCTGCATTTGGGGAGGTGATAAATTAGGCAATGAGAAAATGGTAAGGAACCCGATGAGGAGACCGATGTAGGACCAATGAGAGACAGGTAAGGTAGAAGTTTTGGTTAGCGTATTCCATATTGTTTGAAAGGCTTTGGTAGGGGATTTTAGGTCGTTACCATATTGACCGATCAGTTTTTTCCATAAAACTAAAACTATTACTGGTAATAGTAAGGTAAGCATGACACAACGAATCATTTCTCGTAGTGTAGATACTTTTTGTATTCTACCACATTCGCTGTTAAATAGTATGAAGATCAGTGCTATGAAGAGACTGTAGAATTCTGAAATCTCATAAAAAACGTTAATAAATTTGGTGAGTGCGCTAAGTAGACAGGAAACAAATGCTACATTATGAAGCAGCCCAATTATAGCTACCGTTTTACGAATGGTTTTACTATATAATTTACCCATTATTTCGGCTACTGAATGCTGCTTCAAAATAAGTTGAAACCGGGAGGATAGCACATTACTTATCAGGAAATAGCTAATGGGAAGACTTATCATATAAGTTAACATAACCCATTCATTATTCGTATAATAAAAACCACGAACCCCATAAGATATGGTTATGATAGTGTTTATAAGATTAATTATGGAAAATCCTTTAGGGCCTACTGCATATTG
Above is a window of Candidatus Cardinium hertigii DNA encoding:
- a CDS encoding HD domain-containing protein; its protein translation is MLTYMISLPISYFLISNVLSSRFQLILKQHSVAEIMGKLYSKTIRKTVAIIGLLHNVAFVSCLLSALTKFINVFYEISEFYSLFIALIFILFNSECGRIQKVSTLREMIRCVMLTLLLPVIVLVLWKKLIGQYGNDLKSPTKAFQTIWNTLTKTSTLPVSHWSYIGLLIGFLTIFSLPNLSPPQMQRILIAENAAQVKRSYNAAGWFLLGINLFLSFVFLLFRANKITLFDPNLKNFLSAYPGLKELFPITVIFLLANKASAYLHSSAVLLVNDLKIYLGSKDKQTVMHFSPYTMLTGMVAALFTYYGTMHIWLIVIYLFRTTVNIPLCISLIGICLHPYAIITGILGTTVATIVFQWSLRSTGDLLTNVIKITGISILIHLIVLTIAQVYFQRYKQQTSSEYCRKILTLQGTTHILASWKQKAISILRQLMKCSYWEQLQKQLPKDNLPYLFFSFYIIITGYGFFYTLPFNSNSISSIWDNDLEILVFFPSLFVATFFLFYVSTPPNPYLKNIATILWPLSNGYFLFIVGAKMLIMSGFNYISVVTLMLNFYLSILITSFPIIIISCIITLPFFSWLLSSYVKDPTINIECFWNQNSKFMFILLILSVLIGTLFYYKKRLYKLIATIQELSNIQEIQNTRQFFSKQHIEALAYESSYVLTELHQRLVHLIKSQETDAIHTIKQQALKLNNYFNSVFTHLKHNFYLTTNWISTDKLLEGCFDKVKINNIYNIPYVLLNTEHLYIHCDIERIKQLITNSIHSCILYKSLHLEEKKDIFIYINDTQLAYQLTLLQGKRQKIDAISFSITTYTQQPTILPLYKVIEMADIQILNKEKDKIDYENQCIINTHYGYCETTYSNREVMHLFVLPVNIQDITKAFATFSPVVYTQRLSPINKDEEAVFVKKLRTYPKINIQEIMSALQLIKTYYATQKRETGEPFYLHPVSVAAILSDLTKDQNIIMAGLLHDVVQNTPLTEAGLTTLVGEAISHIISEAYFIHKKLLTTDENDYLSYIHSLLNTPNHAYRSALLVMLADALHNAQTIHGHNIEKQKKKAHLIKNFYVPLAKQMGLNPLVKKLQHYANKVL